The genomic region GTGTCGCTCTTGACGAGGTAGGTGAAGAGGCTCGCCGCCCGCAGGTCCGCCAGCATGGCGTCCCCCGGCAGAAAGCCCCCCGTCAGCACGATGCCGGTCACCTCTCCATCAGTCCCGGCATTCAGCTCGAGGGCCATCTGGATCATGTCCTCGCGATCTCCCGGGGTGATCAGCAGGGTGCGTTCGCGGATGAAGCCGGCGGCATGATCGGCCAGCATGGCGCCGATGGCCACATGGCCGATCGTTCGGCCCGGGGTCGCCTCGCCTGCGAGCAGCTCTCCGTCGAGGTGGGTGGCGATCAGCTCCAGCGAGGGGTTGGCGAGGAGGTCGCTGTACGGGATGCAGCCCAGCAGGTCGATCCCGTGCTGGGCCAGGCCGCGCCGCAGCACGTCGGGGAGATGGGGATGTGACTCGACATCCACCTTGTTCACCACCGCACCCGCCACCCGCACCCCGTCACGCGCGAAGAGCGCGTGGTTGAGCACGATCTCGTCGATCGGTCGTCCCACGCCTCCCTCGCTGACGATGACCACCGGCGCTTCGAGGAGGGACGCCACCCGCGCATTGGAGAGGCCGACCACTGCGCCGACCCCGGCGTGGCCGGTCCCCTCGATGACCAGCAGGTCCTTGTCGGCAGCGACCCGCGTCGCCGCCTCGGTGACGTCGCGCTCGAGGTCGTCCTCGATCCTGCCCATGACGTAGTCAGTGGTGAAATGGCGCGGCAGGGTCACCGGGCTCATGTCGTCGAGTGCGTCGGGGAGGTCGAAGACCGCCTTCATCAGCACCGCATCCTCGTCGGCGCGGGTCCCCTCCACCACCAGGTAGCGCTGGCCGACCGGCTTGATGAACCCGGTCTTCGACCCGCGCCCAATGATCGCGGCGGTAAGGCCCAGGGACGCGGTCGTCTTGCCCCGGTTCTGGCCGGTGGCCGCCACGAAGACCCGCTGGCCGGCCGTCACCCCCGCGGCTTGCCGCGCCGTTCGATCAGCTCGACCGCTTCCCGCAGCCGGGCCACCAGCTCCGGCTCGACCATCTCCGGCTCGAGATGCTCGCCAAGGCGCTCCATCACGTCGGCAGCCATGCTCAGCAGGACGTCGGCATCGGCGATGAAGAACTGCGGCTCGTTGTTGTAGCGGACCAGTGTCAGCCGGCCCTGCAGGGTCAGGCCGCCCTCGGCGTGGGTCAGCTGGGTGCCGAAGTTGTGCCCCTGGATGCCATCGGGGTTGTTCAGGAAGTTGAGGGCGTTGTCGATCGCCAGCCCGAACCGCGCGCGCCAGCCGACCAGGCGCTCGTGGACCTCGGGTGTCAGGCCGATCTCACCGACCTCGTCGAAGACCTCCCGCGTGACCGTCAACAGCCCCACCAGGGTGGAGCCGGCACGGCTGCCGAGCATCACCTGCAGGGAGCGCTCGAGCGTGAAGACGTCGCTGTCAAAGCGGGGCGAGGTCGTGACATCGGCGAGCAGGTCCTCGACATTGTCCAGCGCGCCCGCCTCGGCCAGGGCGTTGGCCAGGTTCAGGATCTCCTCGCGAAACAGGAAGCGCTCTTCGTGGTCGAGCATGCGCAGGAGTCTAGGGGTACAGGCCTCGCAGCGTCGTCGCCTCCGCCACCCGCGCCACGGCGACCATGTAGGCGGCGGTGCGCATGTCAACCGAACGGCGCTGGCTCATGGCATGCACGCTCTCGAAGGCCCGATCCATGATCTCGTGCAGGCTCTCGTTGATGCGCGACTCGGTCCAGAAGAAGGACTGCATGTCCTGCACCCACTCGAAGTAGCTGACCGTCACGCCGCCGGCGTTGCACAGGATGTCCGGGATCACGAAGACGCCGCGGTCATAGAGGATCCGATCGGCCTCCGGCGTGGTCGGGCCGTTGGCGGCCTCGGCCACGATGCGGGCGCTGATGCGGGGCGCGTTGTGCTCGGTGATCTGGTTCTCCAGCGCGGCGGGGACCAGGATCTCGCAGTCGAGCTCGAGGATCTCGGTGTTGCTCACCGAATCGGCGCCGGGGAAGCCGACGACCGTGCCGTGCTCGGCCTTCCAGGCGCTGACCCGCGCCGGATCGAGCCCCTTCGGGTTGTAGATGCCGCCGCTCGAGTCGCTGACCGCGACGACCAAGGCGCCCTCATCGGTGAGCAGGTCGGCCGCGATCGAGCCGGCGTTGCCGTAGCCCTGGATCGACACGCGGGCACCGATGAGCGGGATGTCCAGCGCCCGGCTCGCCTGGTTCAGGGTGTAAACCGCGCCGCGTGCGGTTGCCTCGTTGCGGCCCAGAGATCCGCCAATGGCGATCGGCTTGCCGGTGACCACGCCCGGTATGGTGTAGCCGCGGTGCATCGAGAAGGTGTCCATCATCCAGGCCATCACCTGCGCGTTGGTGTTGACATCGGGCGCCGGGATGTCGCGGTCCGGCCCGATCAGCGGGCTGATCTCGGTCGTGAAGCGACGGGTGAGCCCCTCCAGCTCGCGCAGCGAGAGCTGCTTGGGGTCGACGATGACGCCACCCTTGCCGCCGCCGTACGGGATGTTCACGACGGCGCACTTCCAGGTCATCCACATGGCCAGGGCGGCGACCTCGTCGCGGGTCACGTCCTGGTGGTAGCGGATGCCGCCCTTGGCGGGGCCACGGCTGACGTTGTGCTGGATGCGGAATCCGGTGAAGACCTCCACGTTGCCATCGTCCATGGTCACCGGGAAATTGACGGTGAGCTCCCGCTG from Chloroflexota bacterium harbors:
- a CDS encoding AAA family ATPase produces the protein MTAGQRVFVAATGQNRGKTTASLGLTAAIIGRGSKTGFIKPVGQRYLVVEGTRADEDAVLMKAVFDLPDALDDMSPVTLPRHFTTDYVMGRIEDDLERDVTEAATRVAADKDLLVIEGTGHAGVGAVVGLSNARVASLLEAPVVIVSEGGVGRPIDEIVLNHALFARDGVRVAGAVVNKVDVESHPHLPDVLRRGLAQHGIDLLGCIPYSDLLANPSLELIATHLDGELLAGEATPGRTIGHVAIGAMLADHAAGFIRERTLLITPGDREDMIQMALELNAGTDGEVTGIVLTGGFLPGDAMLADLRAASLFTYLVKSDTYRTAQAVDEILVKTHPTDTDKIETIIRLVDTSLDIGDFLAHL
- a CDS encoding Glu/Leu/Phe/Val dehydrogenase, yielding MASSNPVAEAPNIWAVAQEQFDAAAEQLDLDPGLRRVLRVPQRELTVNFPVTMDDGNVEVFTGFRIQHNVSRGPAKGGIRYHQDVTRDEVAALAMWMTWKCAVVNIPYGGGKGGVIVDPKQLSLRELEGLTRRFTTEISPLIGPDRDIPAPDVNTNAQVMAWMMDTFSMHRGYTIPGVVTGKPIAIGGSLGRNEATARGAVYTLNQASRALDIPLIGARVSIQGYGNAGSIAADLLTDEGALVVAVSDSSGGIYNPKGLDPARVSAWKAEHGTVVGFPGADSVSNTEILELDCEILVPAALENQITEHNAPRISARIVAEAANGPTTPEADRILYDRGVFVIPDILCNAGGVTVSYFEWVQDMQSFFWTESRINESLHEIMDRAFESVHAMSQRRSVDMRTAAYMVAVARVAEATTLRGLYP